CGATTTCTTCATAACTAGTAATATTGAGTGCGTTTTGTATTTCTCCTAGTGAAAGCCCTTCTTGTTTACGCTGTTCAATAAAATAAAGTCGATCAATCATGGCAGGGTCGTAAAAGCGATAGTTTGACTCGGAACGTTCTGCCTCCAATAGGCCTAAATTTGTATAATAATCAATTGTTCTTTTTGTAATGCCTGTTTTTTGAGCAAGCTCACCAATTTTTAGTTTTTCTGTCCCAATGCAATGACCTCCCAACCATCACGTGATACTTTGATTATAACGTGATGGTTTACTAGCATTCAAATAATAAGCTTTAATATTTCTAAATTGTAAGATTAATTTGTGTCATTGGAATTTGTTTAGGTAAGGTGATGCAAATGGAGTTACTCTACATAAAAATAGCTTTTCTTAACGTTAATCGTCAGAAAAGCTATAAGAATTATTTTTTTAAATATGTATCATATAGATGATGAAGGGCATCATCACCACTTAATTGTAGTATCTTCTCTTGATTGAATACAAGCGTTACTTCTGTCTGTGAGCTATCAATTTGATCGTCTTGGATTACACAAATAACGGTTACCAAACCCGTCTCAGCAAGCTGTTTTTGCATATGGTCATCCCAAGCTTGTTCAGAGAATAACGGTGCTTGCCAAGTGCCTTGGACATGAAGCTCGTTTTTTTTGCCGTCATATTCCCAGCGTATGTCACGTAAAATAGTTTTAAATAGGTCATTAATAGTAAAGGATTCGTCATTGTAATTAATTGTAAGTGCTCTTATTGCATGCACATCTTGGCTAACTGCGCTAGCTGCTGCATCAGCCGCTGAGTTAATGCCAGAAAAGGCATCTTTAATTTCAGTTAGTCTATCACCGCAGCCAGCAAGTAAGACAGACAGGCATGTAACAATAGCAAGTTTTGTCATCCATTTCACAAGGAGTACCCCCCAGTTCCACTAGTTGTTACTACTATCTTAACGAAAAGAAAATTATGAAGAAAGGGTATGTAAGAGGCAGATTGTGACGTTTTTTCAACGATACGGCCTTTTCCAAAGTATGCTTGATGGTAAAGAATTAATAGACTGAATTTTTAAATAATTACCACTTGAAAGGGGAGCGTTTTGGGATGAAAATTAATGATGAAATACTCGACCGATTAGGAACTTATTTTGTGTATCACGCAGTATATGATAATTATGGGATAACTTTTGAAAATTTTGTGGAGCGTTGGTTACGGGGGATTCTTGAAGTTTAAACGTGCAATAAATTTCTTTGTCACAGCAGTTGTGTTGCCATGGGCGACTTTTAGACAAGTTTTGCATTGCAACAATCTGAAAAGAGTCGTGTTCCACAAAGGAAACACGACTCTTTTGTTTAATTTTTATAAGTTTTACTTAAAGTATTTAGTGATAAATTGATTTGCTTCTTGCCAATTATAAACGCGCACAACATTGTCAGGTACAGCAAGTCGATTATATGGTGTGTCGAATAACACCACGGGTATTTTTAATTCTTCAGCGAGCATCACAGCATTATCATGTTTATCCTCAAAGAAAGCTGCTACACTATGCTTTTTCGCTGAAGCTAGTTTGTCATGACTCCCTATAAGTTCAATATGATCAAATGGGATAGCCTGTGACTTAAACCAGTTCATCGTAATATCTGATACATTTTGACCGCGTGCAGAAATGTAATATAACTCATAAGTATTTTGCCAAGCACTTAAAATTTCTTTGGCATCTTTTGCGGCCTCCGAAACTTCATACATATAAGGCTCATTTTCCTTAAACCACGCGTTGAATGCTGTACGATCTACGGGATGTGGGAAAGCTGATAAAAAATCATATTCGCATACATCATCAAGCGTAATATTTACATTATACTGCTTATTGATGTGAGGAATGAGTGTACTTGGACATGTTACTGTTCCGTCAATATCGATTCCAAAACGAGGCTTTGTCATGCTAGCACCTCCTTAGGCGTTCGCTTTTGCTGCTTCTTCAGCCGCACGTTTTTCTACCATTTCAGCAGCAAGCTTATCGATTTCTTTTTTCAACTCTTCTACCATTGTTTCTTCTGGCACTTTACGGACAGTTTTGCCTTTCATAAATAACAGCCCCTCACCACGCGCACCAGCAATACCGATATCTGCTTCACGTGCTTCACCTGGACCATTAACCGCACAGCCTAGAACAGCAACTTTTAAAGGAACATTCAATTTTGAAATGTATTCTTCAACTTCGTTAGCGATAGAGATAAGATCGATTTCAATACGTCCACATGTAGGGCAAGAAATCAATGTCGCCATATTAGATGCTAAACCAAATGATTTTAATAGCTCACGTGCAACTTTCACTTCCTCTACAGGATCTGCAGAAAGAGAGATACGAAGCGTATTCCCAATGCCTTTTGACAAAATGGCGCCAAGCCCAGCTGCTGATTTTACAGTCCCTGCAAAAAGTGTACCTGATTCTGTAATCCCTAAATGTAAAGGATAATCAAATGCTTTTGCAGCTTTTTCATATG
The genomic region above belongs to Lysinibacillus sp. FSL W8-0992 and contains:
- a CDS encoding MerR family transcriptional regulator, with product MGGHCIGTEKLKIGELAQKTGITKRTIDYYTNLGLLEAERSESNYRFYDPAMIDRLYFIEQRKQEGLSLGEIQNALNITSYEEIDVQMLRLKMQDLEHDVSSLLEQMNNQDNKNIQSIKKNVSPESIALMQSLLLLINT
- a CDS encoding 5' nucleotidase, NT5C type gives rise to the protein MTKPRFGIDIDGTVTCPSTLIPHINKQYNVNITLDDVCEYDFLSAFPHPVDRTAFNAWFKENEPYMYEVSEAAKDAKEILSAWQNTYELYYISARGQNVSDITMNWFKSQAIPFDHIELIGSHDKLASAKKHSVAAFFEDKHDNAVMLAEELKIPVVLFDTPYNRLAVPDNVVRVYNWQEANQFITKYFK